The following are encoded together in the Hydractinia symbiolongicarpus strain clone_291-10 chromosome 14, HSymV2.1, whole genome shotgun sequence genome:
- the LOC130625669 gene encoding uncharacterized protein LOC130625669 — protein sequence MAMKMLMFFVILLLFVNTIANAQTCESQYLCRNGTNDGGKSFFAYFAGEPTENSILNITHNFLNTTAVNQKACVKKCMLNATCFGANAGPVETMFDGMQVHEFVECHLYKENIYSNKSLIAKKTGWIHVSLKNTGCDERLCKNNGTCLPGYNNDSFTCECPMSHWGDFCEERRPFAFGGTTTGLTIDYCHYPFSYGGKEYKDCTFDAPPSLTAVRAWCGTTADSSVFGFCSFEALPTWKFTFDDITNIQNIGTDAVAQATITAYSKIVSVPERPGNVLQVSGGAALSVLSATTKMQECYLNPDACSELTLALWAKLLLKDLEVQTAANSTAQRTTVLHQPDVGPTLWFDYQTRNWTIEYQTVTKHVLASHGPYNPLEWRHFGVQFDGTTLNFYIDSIHVASGASVSQSGSGDVTGVILFSHNGLDYCVPGYYMIDDFVYFYEKMQPIAAVYLSDSVKEKTSKEVKDKYAPVEIVEVSPPKPDQKHN from the exons ATGGCAATGAAAATGTTAATGTTTTTTGTGATTCTGCTACTCTT TGTCAACACAATCGCGAATGCACAAACATGTGAATCACAATATTTGTGTCGAAATGGTACCAATGATGGTGGAAAGTCATTCTTTGCATATTTTGCTGGTGAGCCTACCGAAAATTCCATTTTAAATATAACCCACAATTTTCTTAACACCACTGCTGTAAATCAAAAAGCTTGTGTCAAAAAATGCATGCTCAATGCAACATGCTTTGGAGCAAATGCTGGACCAGTGGAAACTATGTTTGATGGAATGCAAGTACATGAATTTGTTGAATGTCATCTCTACAAAGAAAACATTTATTCAAATAAATCATTGATTGCAAAAAAGACTGGCTGGATTCACGTTTCTCTTAAG AATACTGGTTGCGACGAAAGGCTGTGTAAAAATAACGGCACGTGTTTACCAGGGTATAACAACGATTCATTTACTTGTGAATGTCCAATGTCACACTGGGGAGATTTCTGTGAAGAGA gaAGACCGTTTGCATTTGGAGGCACGACAACCGGACTCACCATAGACTACTGCCATTACCCATTCAGTTATGGAGGAAAGGAGTACAAAGATTGCACCTTTGATGCTCCTCCAAGTCTCACTGCAGTTAGGGCGTGGTGTGGCACAACTGCAGACTCTAGTGTATTTGGATTTTGTTCGTTTG AGGCTTTACCCACCTGGAAATTTACGTTTGACGACATAACAAACATTCAGAATATTGGAACTGATGCAGTAGCTCAAGCCACTATTACGGCATATTCTAAAATCGTGTCTGTCCCTGAACGGCCAGGAAATGTTTTGCAGGTATCTGGAGGAGCGGCATTGTCAGTACTTTCTGCAACTACTAAAATGCAGGAATGCTATCT TAATCCTGACGCATGTTCAGAACTAACATTGGCTTTGTGGGCCAAGTTGTTACTGAAAGATCTCGAAGTGCAAACCGCTGCCAATAGTACTGCTCAACGAACAACTGTTCTACATCAGCCT GATGTCGGGCCCACACTATGGTTCGATTATCAAACAAGAAATTGGACAATAGAGTATCAAACAGT GACTAAGCATGTGTTGGCGTCACATGGACCTTACAATCCACTTGAATGGAGACATTTTGGTGTTCAGTTTGATGGAACAACACTTAACTTTTATATTGACTCGATCCATGTTGCATCAGGAGCaa GTGTATCACAATCAGGAAGCGGGGATGTAACTGGAGTGATATTATTTAGTCACAACGGTTTGGATTATTGTGTTCCTGGCTATTACATGATTGACGACTTTGTATACTTCTACGAAAAAATGCAGCCTATAGCGGCTGTATATCTATCAG actcggtgaaagaaaaaacaagcaaGGAAGTTAAAGATAAATATGCGCCTGTAGAAATCGTGGAAGTTTCTCCACCAAAACCAGATCAGAAGCATAACTAG